The Moorella glycerini genomic interval GATGGAAGACTTACCTACATTGGGCCGCCCCACCACGGCTACTTTTAAAGCCGTGCCCTCTTCTTCTACGGGGGCTGCCGGTAATAGGTCAACTACCCTGTCCAGGAGATCGCCGACATTCAAACCGTGAATGGCAGAAACAGGCAAAGGATCTCCCAGGCCCAGGCGATAAAATTCGTGGGTCAGAGATGGATCGCTGAAGTCTTCGACCTTATTGGCCACCAGGATTACCGGCCGCCCGGAGCGGCGTAATAGCTCTGCCACCTCTTCATCGTCGGCGGTCAGGCCGGTCCTGGTATCAACAACAAAGAGGATAACATCAGCTTCCGCCAGGGCCTGTTCAGCCTGGCGCCTTACCTGGGCCACCAGGGGATCATCCGGCCTGGCAGCAATGCCCCCCGTATCTACCAGGGTAAACTGGCGCCCTCGCCATTCGGCGTCGCGGTAAAGGCGGTCCCTGGTTACACCGGGGGTGTCTTCAACAATAGCTACCCGGGCGCCGGTGAGGCGATTGAAAAGGGTTGACTTGCCGACATTGGGCCGGCCGACAATGGCTACTACCGGTTTAGGCAAAAAGAATACCTCCGCATGGAGTTAATAATCCCTCTACCAGGCCGCGACCTGTGGCCGGAATTACCTGCACTTCTACCCCTAACTCCCTGGCCAGCGTCCCTGGCGTCAGGTCATCCAGGAAAACCGGGGCGTCCCTTTTTAGCATGACGTCGGGGATGAGAATAACTCCTTCTTTTTCCCGGGCCCAGGGGGCGGCTTCGTTTAAGCCCCTTAATAGATCCCGGCCGGTCAGGAGGCCGGCCACCGTCACCTGCGGGCCAAAGAAAAGGTTGGTTACCGGGATTACCCTGGCCTCCAGGTTGCCGGCCTTTGCCGTGACCTCCTGGACGAGCCCTGCCAGGAGGGGAGCCGCCAGGGTACCGCTGGCTATTACCACCCGGCGGCGCTGGATTTCAGGCCGTTTGAGGTTAGCCAGGGCAGCTGCAAAATCATCCAGGAAAAGGCGCGTGAGGCCAACGCCGTTTTCCGTCTGGGGAAAGTCGTCATAGTAAGAAGCCGGGGGGAACGGGAGATTGGCCAGCAGGTAGAGTTCATCGGCCCCGTAGACCAGGCCACGCGCAAAGCGGCGGCGAAACTCAGCCTGCCAGCCGGCAATCCGGTTTACTATTGCTGCAGCCGCCTCCGGTGTCACCCGTCGCAAAGGAAATAAATTTTCCCGCCGGGAAGTCAAACCCACCGGCACTACAGCAATAGATTGTACCGCGGGATAAAGGCTGCTGAGGTCCTTTACCGTCTGCTCTAACTCCGGGCCGTCATTGAACCCCGGGCAGAGAACAATCTGGGTATGCATCTGGATGCCGGCAGCAGCCAGCTTCTTCAGCTGCACCATGATTTCCCCGCCCCGTTGATTGCCTAAAAGCCTGCGTCTTAACTGCGGATTGGTGGTATGGACGGAAATATAGAGGGGGCTGAGGTGCCAGCGGAAGATATATTCCCAATCCCGGGGTTTTAAGTTGGTCAGGGTAATAAAATTGCCGTGGAGAAAGGAATAACGGTAGTCGTCATCTTTGATATAAAGACCGGGCCGGAGGCCCCGGGGCATCTGATCGACAAAGCAAAAAAGGCATTTATTACTGCAATGGCGCAGGCCATCAAAGGTCGGTGCGGCAAATTCCAGCCCCAGGTCCTCGTCGTAGTCCTTTTCGATTTCCACCAGCCATCTCTCGCCCCCGGGTTTTTCAATCTCCACCTCCAGGCTTTCACCGGCGCAAAGGTAACGGTAGACAATCAGGTCGGGCACCGGTTCCCCGTTGATGGCCACCAGCACATCGCCGGCATTGATTCCTAGCTCGGCGGCTATGCTGCCCGGCCGGACGGTTGCTATTACTGCCCTTTGTTCAGGCAAGCAGATGTCATCTCCTGACTTCACTGCGCAGGTCCCGGCTGTGGTACCCACGGCCTGCGTTTTTTTCGCCTTAATTATCCAATATTTTACCCCGGCCGTCAAGTTTTGACTTGGAGCTGTGGTTTTACACCTGGATACAGGTCGTGGTACCGGACTTAACGTTATTGCGCTCTTGTTGGCGAGCCCTCTTAACCAGGTTAACCAGGACGGGGTAGTCTCGCCCTAGGCTCCACTGCAGCAGCAGCCGTCCCAACCAGGCCAGGCGGGAATAACGCCGGCAAAAAGCGCCCACCCGCCATAAAAAGGAAACCTGGGGAGAAACGTCTAGCCACAGCACCTCACTCTGGTCCCGGCCCAGGGCTACCAGGAAAGTCTCTATAGCCCGCCGGGCTGCCTCGCCGTCATGGCCGACGGCCGCAGTATAAAGGGCATGACCTGCTGGCGTATGACCTATATGACGCATGCCGCCTTCCCCTTCAGGGGCGTCAAAGTGAGGCAATTTTTTTAACTCCTCCCAGGCCGGGAACTGGCCAGGATTTAAGAAACCCGCATGCAGGGCAGCGGCGATCACTGCGGCATGGGTACCGCTAAAACAGGCATAA includes:
- a CDS encoding DUF512 domain-containing protein, with the protein product MPEQRAVIATVRPGSIAAELGINAGDVLVAINGEPVPDLIVYRYLCAGESLEVEIEKPGGERWLVEIEKDYDEDLGLEFAAPTFDGLRHCSNKCLFCFVDQMPRGLRPGLYIKDDDYRYSFLHGNFITLTNLKPRDWEYIFRWHLSPLYISVHTTNPQLRRRLLGNQRGGEIMVQLKKLAAAGIQMHTQIVLCPGFNDGPELEQTVKDLSSLYPAVQSIAVVPVGLTSRRENLFPLRRVTPEAAAAIVNRIAGWQAEFRRRFARGLVYGADELYLLANLPFPPASYYDDFPQTENGVGLTRLFLDDFAAALANLKRPEIQRRRVVIASGTLAAPLLAGLVQEVTAKAGNLEARVIPVTNLFFGPQVTVAGLLTGRDLLRGLNEAAPWAREKEGVILIPDVMLKRDAPVFLDDLTPGTLARELGVEVQVIPATGRGLVEGLLTPCGGILFA
- a CDS encoding DUF3189 family protein, producing the protein MIIVYACFSGTHAAVIAAALHAGFLNPGQFPAWEELKKLPHFDAPEGEGGMRHIGHTPAGHALYTAAVGHDGEAARRAIETFLVALGRDQSEVLWLDVSPQVSFLWRVGAFCRRYSRLAWLGRLLLQWSLGRDYPVLVNLVKRARQQERNNVKSGTTTCIQV